Proteins encoded in a region of the Haloarcula salinisoli genome:
- a CDS encoding carbamoyltransferase family protein → MADYILSFNPVSAFWDAGHDPSAVIATDDEIAYAIEEERLRREKHAPGTFPIQSIQSCLDAEDITVDDIEKFVIPWEPSLIYRTIDYELYYNLIERDGLRNKLTGLSSVIDDCTGWTVRPKRRPVKRALEEITGTESLPPIEFEPHHRCHAYSAAYPAPFDEGVVLTIDGRGEYDATVVWQYEGGELNRVRTYEYPNSLGYFFSAVTGFLGYRPFNGEGKIMGLAPYGNENEWIEATLREVVETGVDYDVTEIAALTASESIQELESLFNRPRKEQTDSFCQFDKDLAYATQSLLEDIICDIADHYCRELSTGNVAVSGGVALNCKMNKAIRELDTVDEFYAQPVSHDAGLALGACMGDIGDRNAALDSLYLGPRYSNAEIRATLDRIKADYHRPDNLAKHVAERLAEGELVGWFQGRMELGPRALGNRSILADPRTGASRDRVNDHVKHRESWRPFSPSILEPAAETYFQDGQRAPFMIQTFDVAEKHRNKMEAVLHPEDDTLRPQTVTADQNPRYYSLLESFREITGVPALLNTSFNDHGEPIVMTPRQALKDFYAMGLDALVLGNYVLEK, encoded by the coding sequence ATGGCCGACTATATACTGAGTTTCAACCCTGTGTCGGCGTTCTGGGACGCGGGCCACGACCCGAGTGCCGTGATAGCCACTGACGACGAGATCGCATATGCCATCGAAGAAGAGCGGTTACGGCGTGAGAAACATGCGCCGGGGACCTTTCCGATACAGTCGATTCAGTCCTGCCTCGATGCGGAGGACATCACTGTCGACGACATCGAGAAGTTCGTCATTCCCTGGGAACCGAGCCTGATATACAGGACTATCGACTACGAACTGTACTACAATCTCATCGAACGGGACGGTCTCCGGAATAAGCTCACCGGTCTGTCGTCCGTTATCGACGACTGTACCGGCTGGACAGTACGGCCGAAACGACGGCCGGTAAAACGCGCACTCGAGGAGATAACGGGGACCGAATCACTCCCGCCGATCGAATTCGAGCCCCATCACCGCTGTCACGCCTATTCGGCAGCCTATCCTGCCCCCTTCGATGAGGGTGTCGTCCTGACCATCGACGGTCGTGGCGAGTACGATGCGACCGTCGTCTGGCAATACGAGGGCGGGGAGCTCAACCGAGTCCGGACCTACGAGTATCCCAACAGTCTGGGGTACTTTTTTTCAGCCGTGACAGGGTTCCTGGGCTACCGACCGTTCAACGGTGAGGGAAAAATTATGGGACTCGCCCCATACGGCAACGAAAACGAGTGGATCGAGGCGACACTTCGGGAGGTAGTCGAGACTGGCGTCGATTACGACGTGACAGAGATCGCCGCTTTGACCGCGTCTGAGAGCATTCAAGAGCTGGAATCACTGTTCAACCGTCCCCGGAAAGAACAGACAGACTCTTTCTGTCAGTTTGATAAAGATCTGGCATACGCTACCCAGTCGCTGCTCGAGGATATCATCTGCGACATCGCAGACCATTACTGTCGGGAGCTATCGACAGGTAACGTCGCCGTTTCGGGTGGGGTCGCACTGAACTGCAAGATGAATAAAGCGATCCGCGAACTGGACACCGTCGATGAATTCTACGCCCAGCCCGTTTCACACGATGCGGGTCTCGCCCTTGGCGCCTGTATGGGTGACATCGGTGATCGAAACGCCGCGTTAGATTCGCTCTATCTCGGCCCACGCTACTCCAATGCGGAAATTCGAGCGACGTTGGACCGCATAAAAGCCGACTACCACCGGCCCGACAACCTCGCGAAACACGTCGCCGAACGGCTGGCCGAGGGCGAACTGGTCGGCTGGTTCCAGGGGCGGATGGAACTCGGGCCGCGTGCGCTAGGGAACCGGAGTATCCTTGCGGACCCGCGGACCGGGGCCTCGAGAGACCGGGTCAACGACCACGTGAAACACCGGGAGAGCTGGCGACCGTTTTCTCCGTCTATCCTAGAGCCGGCTGCTGAGACGTACTTCCAGGACGGACAGCGGGCCCCCTTCATGATTCAAACGTTCGACGTGGCTGAAAAGCACCGAAATAAAATGGAGGCGGTCCTCCACCCCGAAGACGACACACTCCGTCCCCAAACGGTCACTGCGGACCAGAACCCCCGGTACTATTCCTTACTTGAATCGTTCCGCGAGATTACGGGTGTCCCGGCACTGTTGAACACTTCGTTCAACGACCACGGGGAACCGATAGTGATGACGCCCCGGCAGGCGTTGAAAGACTTCTATGCAATGGGACTTGACGCGCTCGTTCTGGGCAACTACGTTCTTGAGAAGTAA
- a CDS encoding lysine N(6)-hydroxylase/L-ornithine N(5)-oxygenase family protein has product MKSPSYDVVGIGIGPSNLALAALLNETEEPVDALFLEQKSSFGWHEDMLIEGTALMSSILGDMVTPVDPTNSHSFLNYLHEQGRFQEFHNYDNPKIPRREFNNYCKWVAERVDNCEFSRRVESVTDNGSGFEIQATDPETGEMETYHSSNIVLGVGMKPYVPESLRGHPKEDVFHSSVYLSQRDRCLDADSITVVGSGQSAAEIVLDLLRKQPDNEYRLDWFTRSDGFYPVDPSDLTREIRTPDYIDYFHDLPQETSEERVEQQDLLYKGISPATSAAIYDTLYHHSIEDDPTFGMLAKTEVQSLEDGPSGAYRLKCQQREEDERFYHDSEVVILGTGYNRPIPEFLDPLHEHIEFAGENQFEIGENFEVGTTGLDGSIFAQNRGFHEHGFNTADLSISPYQGAKIINEVVGEEVYSVGEGDRFQSFGTDQFLEQSPNSRELERPITDD; this is encoded by the coding sequence ATGAAATCCCCCAGTTACGACGTCGTCGGTATCGGTATCGGACCGTCTAATCTGGCGTTGGCAGCCCTACTCAATGAGACCGAAGAGCCGGTTGACGCGCTGTTTCTCGAACAGAAATCCTCCTTTGGGTGGCACGAGGACATGCTCATCGAGGGAACCGCCCTCATGAGTTCAATCCTTGGTGATATGGTCACACCGGTCGACCCGACCAACTCACACAGCTTTCTGAACTATCTCCATGAACAGGGTCGCTTTCAGGAATTTCACAACTATGACAACCCAAAGATACCCCGCCGTGAGTTCAACAACTACTGCAAGTGGGTGGCAGAGCGTGTAGACAACTGTGAATTCAGCCGTCGCGTCGAGTCGGTTACAGATAATGGCTCCGGATTCGAGATACAGGCGACCGACCCGGAAACCGGGGAGATGGAAACGTATCACAGTTCAAATATCGTTCTGGGTGTCGGTATGAAGCCATACGTTCCGGAGTCGCTTCGCGGCCATCCGAAAGAGGATGTGTTCCACAGCTCGGTGTATTTGTCCCAGCGAGACCGATGTCTGGATGCGGATAGCATCACCGTCGTCGGATCGGGCCAGTCGGCTGCGGAAATCGTGCTGGACCTGTTGCGGAAACAGCCCGACAACGAGTACCGCCTCGACTGGTTCACCCGCTCGGACGGCTTTTACCCAGTAGACCCATCGGATCTGACTCGTGAAATACGGACACCTGACTACATCGACTACTTCCACGACTTGCCCCAGGAGACCAGCGAAGAGCGCGTCGAGCAACAGGACCTCCTGTACAAAGGGATATCCCCCGCGACGAGTGCAGCCATCTATGATACGCTGTATCACCACTCGATAGAGGATGACCCGACGTTCGGGATGCTCGCCAAGACCGAGGTTCAGTCCCTCGAGGATGGCCCTTCGGGGGCGTACCGACTCAAATGCCAGCAACGCGAAGAAGATGAACGGTTCTACCACGATAGCGAGGTTGTCATCCTCGGTACCGGTTACAATCGTCCCATCCCGGAGTTTCTGGACCCCCTGCATGAGCACATCGAGTTTGCGGGGGAGAACCAATTCGAGATCGGTGAGAACTTCGAAGTCGGGACGACGGGTCTGGATGGCTCCATCTTTGCACAGAACCGCGGCTTCCACGAACACGGTTTCAACACAGCCGATCTCTCTATCAGCCCGTATCAGGGCGCCAAGATAATCAACGAGGTCGTCGGTGAGGAGGTCTACTCGGTCGGAGAGGGAGACCGTTTCCAGAGTTTCGGTACCGACCAGTTCCTCGAACAGTCCCCGAACAGTCGTGAACTGGAACGTCCGATAACCGACGACTGA
- a CDS encoding glycosyltransferase family 4 protein encodes MTVCLSVMEALQGEYDLTLYSTDRPDIDSLNEHYGTDVTDVAVERVTLPTAIPSFVDGKHERAMVNRVAKRQLSGEDVVVSTQWELNAPIPSLQYIDLPSLVSPVPSDLGGLDRIRKRSGNAISKRLAGFDAASFGDARVLTNSNWTANLLRTVHGVEAEVVYPPSVKRDDFQETREWDERESGFVTVGRIRPSKRTLRAMKIVEALRERGLDVHLHVLGPTNAPEYERRARAIAADRPFIKYEGEVSRERLLHLLSTHRYGLHAKDAEPFGIAVAEMVAAGMVPFVPDGGGQREIVDNNAALVYSDISDAVSSIERVLADREKQLSLRETLARKVSDFTRQNYKTAIKQHTAELL; translated from the coding sequence GTGACCGTCTGTCTCTCTGTGATGGAGGCGCTCCAGGGAGAGTACGACCTTACGCTGTACAGTACTGACCGTCCGGATATCGATTCACTGAACGAGCACTACGGGACTGACGTGACGGATGTCGCGGTCGAGAGAGTCACTCTCCCGACGGCAATCCCATCTTTCGTCGACGGCAAACATGAGCGCGCAATGGTAAACCGCGTCGCCAAACGACAGCTCTCCGGCGAGGATGTCGTCGTTTCGACCCAGTGGGAACTGAACGCGCCCATACCGTCGCTGCAGTACATCGACCTGCCCTCGCTCGTTTCACCGGTCCCCTCGGACCTCGGAGGCCTGGACCGTATCCGCAAGCGCTCCGGGAACGCCATCTCGAAGCGACTCGCGGGGTTCGATGCCGCGTCTTTTGGCGACGCCCGGGTTTTGACGAACTCGAACTGGACGGCGAACCTACTGAGAACTGTTCACGGGGTCGAGGCCGAGGTTGTCTACCCGCCCTCGGTAAAGCGGGACGACTTCCAGGAGACGAGAGAGTGGGATGAGCGGGAGTCCGGCTTCGTCACTGTCGGCCGTATCCGGCCCTCGAAAAGGACCTTGCGAGCGATGAAAATAGTCGAGGCCCTCAGGGAGCGAGGTCTCGACGTTCATCTTCACGTTCTCGGCCCGACAAACGCTCCCGAATACGAGCGTCGGGCCCGCGCGATCGCTGCAGACCGGCCCTTCATCAAGTACGAGGGCGAGGTCAGCAGGGAGCGATTACTCCATCTGCTCTCGACCCACCGCTACGGGCTCCACGCGAAGGACGCAGAACCGTTCGGTATCGCGGTTGCTGAGATGGTGGCTGCCGGGATGGTGCCATTCGTACCGGATGGTGGTGGGCAGCGAGAGATTGTCGACAACAATGCTGCCCTCGTCTACAGTGATATTTCAGACGCTGTCAGCTCTATCGAGAGGGTCCTCGCGGACAGAGAGAAACAGCTCTCTCTCAGAGAGACGCTTGCACGAAAGGTCTCCGATTTCACGCGCCAGAATTACAAGACCGCAATCAAACAGCATACCGCTGAACTGCTGTGA
- a CDS encoding class I adenylate-forming enzyme family protein: MWSVDYLFKNTVRRSPEKTAIVDPQSGDRLTYADVDSEVTDIAAGLRNIGVEKGDRVAISLPNVPKHILLALAIQRLGAVAVPFDPRVSKSKFRHFVTDSKPEVLVFGDSIEDHVLALREELTCDTFVSATEPPASDIYSYEDLKQPTDEPIHVTVDPDDLSVIQYSSGTTGKPKGVEITHRVGVNRVFLHLLSQEPFDEETMLGEIPICHTIGFHANLLTVIAAGGTYIPMREINPELCLELIQREEVTMLHEIPVMYEHLLGAAQEADIDPSDCFESVEFVVSSSAPIGTDLFADIKEIIDPDYIYNTYGMSEIYPPYSKVNLRNKDDHQLFGYADTPDIRLVEIGSRDPTAEVEPGEEGEFIVRSDSPGAFDGYWSDHKDAAEEIEDGWYFSGDGCVETGSGYYKLTGRLDNRIKFVGENIYPENVESVLLTHPSVQQSSVVGVEHDEFGEVPKAFVRVDDSAVTAEELEQFCVDSDELEDHKRPREFEFVDEVPDSGLL, translated from the coding sequence ATGTGGAGTGTCGACTATCTATTTAAGAACACTGTGCGGCGGAGTCCAGAGAAGACCGCTATCGTAGATCCCCAGTCGGGCGACCGGCTCACCTACGCTGACGTAGACAGTGAGGTCACCGATATCGCAGCTGGGCTACGTAATATTGGCGTCGAGAAAGGCGACAGGGTAGCCATCTCCCTACCCAACGTCCCGAAACACATCCTCCTTGCACTCGCTATCCAGCGACTCGGGGCCGTGGCGGTACCGTTTGACCCGCGGGTCAGCAAGTCGAAATTCCGCCACTTCGTCACGGACTCGAAGCCAGAAGTTCTCGTCTTTGGCGACTCGATCGAAGACCACGTGCTGGCACTCCGTGAAGAACTGACCTGTGATACGTTCGTCAGTGCGACTGAGCCTCCGGCTTCAGACATCTACAGCTACGAGGATCTCAAACAGCCGACTGACGAGCCGATCCATGTCACTGTCGATCCGGACGACCTCAGCGTAATTCAGTACAGCTCCGGGACAACTGGCAAACCCAAGGGCGTCGAAATCACACACCGTGTCGGAGTCAACCGGGTCTTCCTCCATCTCCTGAGTCAGGAGCCCTTCGACGAGGAAACGATGCTCGGCGAAATCCCCATCTGTCACACAATCGGGTTCCACGCCAATCTCCTCACGGTAATCGCAGCGGGTGGGACCTACATTCCGATGCGTGAAATCAACCCCGAGCTCTGTCTCGAGCTGATTCAGAGAGAGGAGGTGACAATGCTCCACGAGATTCCGGTGATGTACGAACACCTGCTCGGGGCTGCCCAAGAGGCTGACATTGACCCGAGTGACTGTTTCGAATCAGTCGAGTTCGTTGTCTCTTCCTCGGCACCCATCGGGACCGATCTATTCGCTGATATCAAGGAGATAATCGACCCGGATTACATCTACAACACCTATGGGATGAGTGAAATATATCCGCCATACTCCAAGGTGAACCTGAGGAACAAGGATGACCACCAACTGTTCGGCTACGCTGACACGCCTGACATCCGACTCGTCGAGATCGGCTCCCGCGACCCGACTGCCGAAGTCGAGCCTGGCGAAGAGGGCGAGTTTATCGTCCGGAGTGACTCTCCTGGCGCCTTCGACGGGTACTGGAGCGACCACAAGGACGCCGCCGAAGAGATCGAGGACGGCTGGTACTTTAGCGGTGATGGCTGTGTGGAAACAGGTTCGGGCTACTATAAGCTGACCGGCCGTCTGGACAACCGGATTAAGTTCGTGGGGGAGAACATCTACCCCGAGAACGTAGAATCAGTCTTGCTTACTCATCCGTCTGTCCAGCAAAGCTCCGTTGTCGGTGTCGAGCACGACGAGTTCGGCGAAGTTCCGAAGGCGTTTGTACGGGTCGACGACTCCGCTGTAACCGCCGAGGAACTCGAGCAGTTCTGCGTCGATAGCGACGAACTTGAGGATCACAAGCGGCCCCGCGAGTTCGAGTTCGTCGACGAAGTCCCTGACAGTGGCCTGCTGTAG
- a CDS encoding aminotransferase class IV, with the protein MSEMLYCVNGELVPASEATVSVQDRGFKYGDAVFETLRAYDGQPFEWDRHVARLHRSCELLGFEPGYSDEFLHSKTLETLAANDLSEAYIRLSVTRGIHSGKLSPPSDPEQTLVIIVSELPRGGTEGHPVWDGPASVEIVDTARVADDAIPAAAKTHNYLNGILARCESGADETVMTDANGRLSEGATSNLIFSRDGRLHTPTLDGPVLPGITRAVVKELAAQLGIEIEVGSYTPADLRAADGACLTNTTWEIRPIEKVDGTHLGNCEQIEALRTAFDEYVESTHYDSPDS; encoded by the coding sequence ATGAGCGAGATGCTATACTGTGTCAACGGTGAGCTGGTGCCCGCGTCCGAAGCCACAGTTTCTGTCCAGGACCGAGGGTTCAAATACGGTGACGCGGTTTTCGAGACGTTGCGGGCGTACGACGGCCAGCCATTCGAATGGGACCGGCACGTAGCGAGGCTGCACCGCAGCTGTGAGCTGCTCGGTTTCGAGCCCGGATACAGCGATGAGTTCCTGCACTCGAAGACGCTGGAGACGCTCGCGGCCAACGACCTGTCCGAGGCCTACATCAGACTCTCCGTGACGAGAGGCATTCATTCGGGGAAGCTCTCGCCGCCTTCTGACCCAGAGCAGACGCTGGTAATCATCGTCTCTGAGCTCCCCAGGGGCGGGACAGAGGGACACCCTGTCTGGGACGGACCGGCGTCGGTTGAAATCGTCGACACTGCCAGGGTGGCCGACGACGCCATCCCCGCAGCCGCAAAAACCCACAATTACCTGAACGGAATCCTGGCACGTTGCGAGTCGGGCGCCGACGAGACAGTCATGACTGATGCCAACGGGCGACTCTCCGAAGGCGCGACGAGTAATCTCATTTTCTCCCGCGACGGCCGCCTGCACACCCCGACGCTCGACGGGCCGGTCCTCCCAGGCATTACTCGTGCTGTCGTCAAAGAGCTCGCAGCCCAACTGGGGATAGAAATCGAGGTTGGGTCCTATACGCCTGCCGACCTCAGGGCGGCCGATGGCGCCTGTCTGACCAATACAACGTGGGAGATTCGCCCGATAGAGAAGGTCGATGGGACCCATCTCGGAAACTGCGAACAGATAGAGGCCCTTCGGACGGCGTTCGACGAATACGTCGAGTCAACCCACTACGATTCCCCCGATTCGTGA
- the rdfA gene encoding rod-determining factor RdfA, with translation MGKHCCKVGRVIADYGLEPPGHSTGNLDAYLVNKWKGAGEQEAVGYRQLSEWFNKRLLRRVYQRHGRSDIDLRIDSEYQTLSGDEIAPHRVEELLADLSADGIDGEQLQGEFVSKSTMARHLKGCLDGSKETPPTDSSSEWEQDQIEISKDILQDKIEESLRTLENKGKIAGASEADVMISITMTCPECPTRVSLADALDRGYVCEHIAPAED, from the coding sequence ATGGGGAAACATTGTTGTAAGGTCGGTCGGGTCATAGCGGATTATGGACTTGAGCCACCGGGTCACTCGACTGGGAATCTAGATGCGTATTTAGTTAATAAATGGAAAGGAGCTGGTGAACAAGAGGCAGTCGGTTACAGACAGCTATCCGAGTGGTTCAATAAGAGATTACTGCGACGAGTGTATCAGCGTCACGGCCGGTCGGATATCGATCTCCGTATCGACTCCGAGTATCAGACGCTATCAGGTGACGAGATCGCCCCTCACAGGGTAGAAGAGCTCCTTGCCGATTTATCTGCAGACGGGATCGACGGCGAACAGCTGCAAGGGGAATTCGTCTCAAAGAGCACGATGGCCAGACACCTCAAAGGCTGCTTAGATGGCTCGAAAGAGACCCCGCCGACCGACAGTTCCAGCGAGTGGGAACAAGACCAGATTGAAATCAGCAAGGATATTCTCCAAGATAAGATCGAAGAGTCGTTGAGAACCCTAGAAAACAAGGGCAAGATTGCCGGGGCAAGCGAGGCAGATGTTATGATTTCGATTACGATGACCTGTCCCGAGTGCCCTACCCGTGTTTCGCTTGCTGACGCCCTGGATAGGGGGTACGTCTGTGAGCACATCGCCCCTGCCGAGGACTGA
- a CDS encoding Gfo/Idh/MocA family protein encodes MEVGVIGAGGIAKEHMRNLDALDDVSITAVCDIDEETANRAAGKRDAAAYVDHEELYDTHGDALDAVFICIPPFAHTTQETIAAERDIPFLVEKPVTVSVDKAKEIASTVSESDIMTHVSYESRFNPTTDLVEEYVGDRQISLMTAQFLSPIPPQDWFTDEAKSGGQLFEQTSHYIDLFRYFAGEVESVMGYGAQEVLEDELNFNDTTAVVLEHESGTISQVASTTASPDYDVSGITMVGDDFRLVRQDESLTGTVAGEEVNETATQDNHYIEDKAFVEAVRNDNPDRLRCPYADGVKTLEVVDAVKESIETGERVYL; translated from the coding sequence ATGGAGGTTGGCGTAATTGGAGCGGGTGGTATCGCAAAAGAACACATGCGTAACCTGGATGCACTCGACGATGTCTCGATAACTGCGGTCTGTGACATCGACGAGGAGACCGCCAATCGGGCGGCAGGAAAACGTGACGCCGCCGCATACGTGGACCACGAAGAACTGTACGACACCCATGGGGATGCTCTCGATGCAGTGTTCATCTGCATCCCGCCGTTCGCTCATACGACACAGGAGACGATTGCGGCCGAGCGGGACATCCCGTTCCTCGTCGAGAAGCCAGTCACCGTCTCGGTGGACAAGGCAAAGGAGATTGCATCGACAGTCTCCGAGAGCGACATCATGACCCACGTCAGTTACGAGAGTCGGTTCAACCCCACCACGGATCTGGTCGAGGAGTACGTCGGCGACAGGCAGATCTCGCTGATGACCGCGCAGTTCCTCTCACCGATCCCACCACAGGACTGGTTCACCGACGAGGCAAAGTCCGGTGGCCAGCTGTTCGAACAGACGAGTCACTACATCGATCTGTTCCGCTACTTCGCAGGAGAGGTCGAGAGTGTGATGGGCTATGGCGCCCAGGAGGTACTCGAGGACGAACTCAATTTCAACGACACGACTGCCGTGGTGCTCGAGCACGAATCGGGGACCATCAGTCAGGTGGCCTCGACGACAGCCTCCCCAGATTACGACGTCAGCGGAATCACGATGGTGGGGGACGACTTCCGCCTCGTTCGACAGGACGAGTCGCTCACTGGCACAGTCGCGGGCGAAGAAGTCAACGAGACTGCTACCCAAGACAACCACTACATCGAAGACAAGGCGTTCGTCGAAGCAGTCAGAAACGACAATCCCGACCGTCTGCGGTGTCCATACGCAGATGGTGTCAAGACGCTCGAGGTCGTCGACGCCGTCAAGGAGTCGATAGAGACCGGTGAGCGGGTGTACCTTTGA
- a CDS encoding lysine N(6)-hydroxylase/L-ornithine N(5)-oxygenase family protein, giving the protein MGQRQYDVIGIGIGPFNLGLAALIDGLDDSLDAAFLDQQSEFIWHEDMLIEGSTLVSSILGDLVTPADPTNPHSFLNYLHHHDRFWEFYNYENFRIPRKEYNKYCNWVIDRLDSCQFGQRVDAVRVTESGEFLIQADSTTGTGVTEYRCDDIVLGTGSQPYVPESLRGHPDDDVFHSSGYLSQRDRCLDADTITVVGSGQSAAEIVLDLLRKQPDNEYRIDWFTRSDGFYPVDSSKLTRELRSSDYMEYFYDLPQETSEERVDQQDLLYKGIAPDTSAAIYNTLYHYSVDEDPDIGMLAKTEVESIGAGSGDTYQLQCHQWEEDERFCHESEVVILGTGYRRTIPEFLELVREHIKFAGENQFEIGENFEVETRGLDGSIFAQNRGFHEHGFNTADLSLGAYQAGTIINEILGEEVYKVGQGDRFQSFGTDQFLEQSSQSGRIEEIPLSSD; this is encoded by the coding sequence ATGGGTCAGAGACAGTACGATGTCATCGGTATCGGTATCGGTCCGTTCAATCTCGGGCTCGCAGCTCTCATCGACGGGTTAGACGACTCGCTCGATGCGGCCTTCCTCGATCAGCAGTCCGAGTTCATCTGGCACGAAGACATGCTCATCGAGGGATCGACCCTCGTTAGTTCGATTCTCGGGGACCTGGTCACACCGGCGGATCCGACCAATCCACACAGTTTCCTGAACTATCTCCATCACCACGACAGATTCTGGGAGTTCTACAACTACGAGAACTTCCGTATTCCACGCAAAGAGTATAACAAGTACTGTAACTGGGTTATCGACCGCCTCGATAGCTGTCAGTTCGGCCAGCGAGTCGACGCTGTCAGAGTAACCGAGTCCGGGGAGTTCCTGATTCAGGCAGACAGCACGACCGGAACGGGTGTGACCGAGTACCGGTGTGACGACATCGTGCTGGGGACGGGAAGCCAACCCTACGTTCCGGAGTCGCTTCGCGGCCATCCGGACGACGATGTCTTCCACAGTTCGGGATATCTATCGCAGCGAGACCGGTGTCTGGACGCTGATACCATCACCGTCGTCGGGTCGGGACAGTCAGCCGCGGAAATCGTGCTGGACCTGTTGCGGAAACAGCCCGACAACGAGTACCGCATCGACTGGTTCACCCGCTCGGACGGCTTCTACCCCGTTGATTCGTCAAAACTCACCCGTGAGCTCCGCTCGTCGGACTACATGGAGTACTTCTATGACTTGCCACAGGAGACCAGCGAAGAGCGCGTCGACCAACAGGACCTCCTTTATAAAGGGATCGCACCCGACACGAGCGCAGCAATCTACAACACGCTGTATCACTATTCGGTCGACGAGGACCCCGATATCGGTATGCTGGCCAAGACCGAGGTCGAATCGATAGGGGCGGGTTCCGGCGATACCTATCAACTCCAGTGTCATCAGTGGGAGGAAGACGAACGGTTCTGCCACGAAAGCGAGGTGGTCATCCTGGGAACCGGATACCGTCGGACGATTCCGGAGTTTCTGGAGCTAGTGCGAGAGCACATCAAATTCGCGGGGGAGAACCAGTTCGAGATTGGGGAGAACTTCGAGGTCGAGACAAGGGGACTGGACGGCTCCATCTTCGCACAGAACCGCGGCTTCCACGAACACGGTTTCAACACCGCCGACCTGTCGCTTGGCGCCTACCAGGCAGGGACGATAATCAACGAGATACTCGGCGAGGAAGTGTACAAAGTCGGGCAGGGAGACCGATTCCAGAGTTTCGGGACCGACCAGTTCCTCGAACAGTCATCACAAAGTGGACGTATCGAAGAGATTCCGCTATCCAGCGACTAG